One genomic window of Cannabis sativa cultivar Pink pepper isolate KNU-18-1 chromosome 2, ASM2916894v1, whole genome shotgun sequence includes the following:
- the LOC115720314 gene encoding uncharacterized protein LOC115720314, translating to MAFPSNSHNNMLEGLSTSRAPFFDGIDFPYWKIRMETYLQSIDYDLWHIVCYGPYIPMHVVDGVETIKKYDAYNENDKKMMSKNAKAKYALICGLDRDIFKNIEHASSAHDMWKMLESHQSLPRQSSCHPRSQGPLNSTIGRAHWFSHESYEIFMNAQEEEEVDKKKKNTIAFKSTSHDDSEASKDGDSDMEDITLLTKNFKKFLKFKKNANRFYKGSNSRESSRKDDQIICYECKKPSHMKTDCPLRKRSRRRAMMATWSESEKESSEDEQHEIANTCFMTIDDKVSNPNHTSDFESESDDDALDMSYDELSKSFNDLFVDFEKLLAKNSTQRKKISLLLEEVEALKVKENEFLIETQCNNCSLF from the exons atggcgtttccaagcAATTCACACAATAACATGCTAGAAGGTTTAAGCACAAGTAGAGCACCATTCTTTGATGGGATAgactttccttattggaaaattagaatggaaacgtATCTTCAATCCATTGATTATGATTTATGGCATATTGTATGTTATGGTCCTTACATTCCTATGCATGTTGTAGATGGTGTAGAAACTATAAAGAAATATGATGCATAtaatgaaaatgataagaagaTGATGTCTAAGAATGCTAAGGCTAAGTATGCTTTAATATGTGGACTAGATagagatatatttaaaaatattgagcaTGCCTCCTCGGCTCATGACATGTGGAAAATGTTAGAA tctcaccaaagCCTACCAAGGCAAAGTAGTTGCCACCCAAGAAGCCAAGGACCTCTCAACTCTACCATTGGAAGAGCTCATTGGTTCTCTCATGAATCATATGAGATTTTCATGaatgctcaagaagaagaggaagttgataaaaagaagaagaacacaATTGCATTCAAATCCACTTCACATGATGATAGTGAAGCTAGTAAGGATGGTGATAGTGATATGGAGGATATAACCCTACTCACAAAGAACTTTAAGAAGTTTTTGAAgttcaagaagaatgcaaatAGATTTTACAAAGGGAGTAACTCAAGGGAGAGCTCAAGAAAAGATGATCAAATTATTTGTTATGAATGCAAAAAGCCCAGTCATATGAAAACGGATTGTCCTTTGAGAAAGAGGAGTAGAAGAAGGGCAATGATGGCTACTTGGAGTGAAAGCGAGAAAGAAAGTTCCGAAGATGAACAACATGAGATAGCCAACACTTGCTTTATGACCATTGATGATAAGGTAAGTAATCCTAACCATACAAGTGATTTTGAAAGTGAAAGTGATGATGATGCACTTGATATGTCTTATGATGAATTATCAAAATCCTTCAATGATTtgtttgttgattttgaaaaattgctTGCTAAGAACTCAactcaaagaaagaaaataagtttATTGCTTGAAGAAGTTGAGGCTTTGAAAGTCAAAGAAAATGAGTTTTTGATTGAAACCCAATGCAATAATTGTTCCTTATTTTAA
- the LOC115720599 gene encoding protein DJ-1 homolog D: MARCERRVLLLCGDYMEDYEAMVPFQALQAYGVAVDAVCPGKKAGDVCRTAIHDSCGHQTYYESKGHNFALNASFDDIEFSKYDGLVIPGGRAPEYLAMDSSVIDLVNKFSISKKPIASICHGQLILAAAGLAKGLKCTAYHAVGPALVAAGAHWVEPESIKACVIDGHHITGVTYESHPEFIRLFVKALGGNISGSIKRILFLCGDYMEDYEVKVPFQSLEALGCHVDAVCPRKKAGDTCPTAVHDFEGDQTYSEKPGHNFTLTANFEGLDASSYDALVIPGGRAPEYLALDKTVIDIVKHFMETNKPVASICHGQQILSAAGVLQGRKCTAYPAVKLNVVLGGATWLEPDPIDRCFTDGNLVTGAAWPGHPQFVAQLMALLGIQVTF, translated from the exons ATGGCGAGATGCGAGAGAAGGGTTTTGTTGCTATGCGGGGATTACATGGAAGATTACGAAGCTATGGTCCCTTTTCAAGCTTTACAGGCTTACGGTGTCGCCGTCGACGCCGTCTGCCCCGGCAAGAAAGCCGGTGATGTCTGTCGCACTGCCATCCATGACTCTTGTGGTCACCAG ACTTATTATGAATCAAAAGGTCACAATTTTGCGCTCAATGCAAGTTTTGATGACATTGAATTTAGTAAGTATGATGGATTGGTGATACCAGGAGGACGAGCTCCAGAATATCTTGCCATGGATTCATCAGTAATTGACTTGGTGAACAAATTTTCTATTTCAAAAAAGCCAATTGCCTCTATTTGCCATGGACAACTGATCTTAGCAGCTGCTGGGTTGGCTAAAGGTCTGAAATGCACAGCTTACCATGCAGTAGGACCTGCCCTTGTTGCTGCAGGTGCTCATTGGGTAGAACCAGAGTCCATCAAGGCATGTGTCATTGATGGTCATCATATCACTGGGGTCACTTATGAAAGccatccagagttcattagactTTTTGTGAAGGCTTTAGGAGGCAATATAAGTGGTTCAattaaaagaattttattccTCTGTGGG GATTACATGGAAGATTACGAGGTTAAAGTTCCTTTCCAGTCTCTTGAAGCTCTAGGGTGCCATGTTGATGCAGTTTGCCCTAGAAAGAAAGCTGGCGATACCTGTCCAACTGCTGTGCATGATTTTGAAGGTGATCAAACATACAGTGAAAAGCCAGGCCATAATTTTACGTTGACGGCTAATTTTGAAGGTTTAGATGCATCAAGTTATGATGCCCTTGTCATTCCCGGAGGTCGAGCTCCAGAGTATCTAGCATTGGATAAGACAGTCATTGACATAGTGAAGCACTTTATGGAGACCAATAAGCCTGTTGCATCCATCTGCCATGGCCAGCAGATTTTATCGGCCGCAGGTGTCCTGCAG GGGAGGAAATGCACTGCATACCCAGCTGTAAAACTTAACGTGGTTTTAGGAGGAGCAACTTGGCTGGAACCTGATCCGATCGATCGTTGCTTCACAGATGGAAATTTGGTCACTGGAGCAGCTTGGCCAGGGCACCCTCAGTTCGTTGCTCAGTTGATGGCATTGCTTGGCATTCAGGTAACATTTTAA